The DNA segment CGTATGTTAACGAGAAACCTAGGCAGTTCAAGTTTACAACGGTGTTCCCCCTTGATAGGAGTAAAACGTATCGTGTCGGTATACTGTTCTACGACCATTATAGGGAGCTTGAGGATGCTGACGGTAACACTGCGTGGATAGACTTCACATACGGGCTGGAGTACATTATTGTCGAGTATGGTAAATACAACCCGCTGTTCAGCACAACACCACCAATTTACATAGTGGCTATACCTGACCCCGCGAAGATCAACAATATAGGTGAGACCGAGTATGCGGCTGAAAACGGTTTAACTTTGGATGATGCAAAGGTTAAAGCGCAGAGCGAGCTGCTAGGGTTGATTAAGGCGGAGCTAGAGTTCGCCGGCCTGGTAGACTACACTGTTATAGATACTGTTAACAAGCTGTGCGACCTCCTGTTCACACTACCCCCCCAAGACCCTGCGGCTACCCAGCCCCGGGATGCTATAGTGTTCTGGCTCCAGGGGGACGTTTCGATAAGTGATGTGAGCGGTGGGTGCGCTGACGATCAGTTCCTGCTTGACAGCGTCACGGATAACAACTGGATATTCGTTCAGGTGTCTGGAGAGCCCTTGTGGGGTAACCTAGCCTTCTTCGACGGCACAGGATTTAACATGAACTACTACAACACACCCGATATAGCCGAGATTACAGATTGGGGGAAGTCTGCAAGGGCCAGGTTTAAGGCTTTCAATATAACCTTCGAGGCGGAGTTCCCCTACCTCATAGAGGTGTATAAGGACAGCTGTATAGTGCCGCAGGGGACGTTCTACGAGAACAACAACTACTCGTTCCCCCGGTATGGGACTCTAGCCTTCTGGGCCGGGTGCCAGCAAAACACTGGGGTATTCATAGTTAACCCTGCGGACATAGACTGGGCCCTGGACGGTGGGGGGCTGAAGCCGGTTAGCGTAGCCGAGGTGACCGTCTACTCTGCGCTTCAAACCTACATGGATGTAATGCCGGGATGGTAAGGCTGTTGGAAGAACTTAGGAGGAAATATGCTGTTTCCAACCTACTATTTCCCGCCACCTGCGGGGGCCTATACGCGGCGTTTTTGAGTATTCAAAACGGCGCAAGCCTTAATGAATTATATTATGGGGTGGGTGTTCGTGAGCACGGGAGGAAGCCTGGAGGTGAGGGTTACAGGTAGGGTTATCTACGTGCCTTTCGAGGACGGGTCTAAAGCGTTTCTCCGCTACAAGATAGAGGACGGCAAGATCTACCTTATAGAAACCTACACCCCGCCGCAGCATAGGGGTAAGGGTGTTGCCAGGAGGATGGTTGAGAAGGCTATTGAGATTGCTAGGGAGAGGAGGCTCGAGGTTGTGCCGCTCTGTAGCTACGCTGTCTACTACTTCCTTAAGAACAGGGAGGCGAGGAAGCTTCTAGCGGAGCCCTACAGGTCTATGAGCGACGAGGACCTCAAGAGGTATTATGAGGAGAGGCTGGCTGCTGAGAGGGCTAAGAACGCTGGTTAGAAGGGCGTAGGAGAATATTTGTTTAGAGTCGTGTCTAAAATAGCTGTTCCGGCTTAAATACATATAATCTAGCCTAACCGGGTTTTGCCCTGTAGTATTCTCCTCAGCCTCTCCTTCTCCCTCGAGCCTAGTGTGAGGGGTATTGCGAGGGGTGACCTGGGCTCGCTAAGGGCGGCGAGGGTTCCATCGTCGTAGTATATGATGGAGGACCTCAGGACCTCCTCCACAAGCTCCCTGGGGGCCCTGCTGGCCCAGCTCTCGAGGAGGCTCTCGAACCCTATGGACCTCTTGAACTCCTCCTCGCTAGAGGTCCTCCGGCACACCAGGCACCATAGATCGGGTGTTAGAGCTTTGAAGCCGCACTTAGGGCATCTAGCCCTCGTGGGCGAGCCGTAGGCCTCCCAGAGCATCCTCAGCTCCTCAACGAGGTCCTCCGCCCCCAGGCGCTCCGCCGCCTCGTATAGGGCTGGGGCCGCCTTCCCCGCTATCTCGGGCGCGTTCTGCACTATAAACTCTAGCCTCTCCCTGTCCAGCCTCTCCACGCTCTCCACTAGCCTTGAGGCCAAGGCTTTCAGGAACAGGTGCTTCTGCCCAACTATCTTTCTGGCTATACCCTCCGCCGTGGGTCTCGAGAGGGTTTGGACAGCCTCGGAGACTATGGGCTCCAGCACATCTCTAACCTCATCACCGCTCAGACCCAAATAGTCTAGACCCAGGTTGCTCATGACGAGGTGCTCAACACCCCTATAGAGGCTCTCCAGCTGCTCCCGGGAGAGCCCCCTCCTCCTAGCCCTCGAGGACCTCCCTCTCCCGCCTCCACTAGACCCCCTTGTCTTCCTCCTAGGCAGAGCCGGGGCACCCCAGTTATGCTAATAGTCTGGCCTGTGGTTTAATCTGGCCGTGCGAAAACGTTAAGTCGAACACACCCCCGATATTGGGGTGTGGAGGGTGTGGGTCCTCGGTGAAGACGGTTCTGCTTTACCAGGTGGATAGTTATTTGAGGGAGTTTGAGGCCAGGGTTGAGCGTGTAGAGGGCGTGAGGGTTGTTTTGGATAGGACAGCCTTCCACCCCGGCCCTCACGGCGGCCTCGACACCGACACAGGCTACCTGCTGCACGGGGATAGTAGATACAGGGTTGTGAGGGCGGCAGTCGAGGGTGACGTGGTTGCTCATTATCTAGACCGGGATCCGGCGGGCCTCGAGCCCGGTAGTATGGTGAGGGGGGTTATAGACTGGGAGAGGAGGTATAGGATGATGAGGCTCCACACGTTCAGCCACATACTAGCGGCGGTGCTCTACGAGAAGCACGGTGTCCTTGTCACCGGGGGACACATTACACCAGACTATGGGAAGGACGACTTCAGCATAGAGGCTGGGGGGTGGAGGGAGGTTATAGAGGAGGCTTTCCGCGAGGCCAACGAGATCGCGTCGAGATGTATAGAGGTCAAGGTTTACTGGCTCCCAAGGGAGGAGGCCCTAAAGATACCGGGCATAGTGAAGCTCGCCAACAAGCTGCCCCCGGAAGTGGAGACACTCAGGGTCGTCGAGATACCCGGGGTTGATGTGCAGGCCGACGGAGGACCTCACGTGAGAAACACTTGCGAGATAGGGAGGGTGGTAATAACCAAGCTAGAGAGCAAGGGGAAGAGGAGGAAAAGGGTGTACTACACCCTCGAGGAGGCGCTCAAACCCAGTCCAGAGCCCCTGGGCTAAGGGTATTCAGGGTGTCTGCCCCGTAAGCCCAGGGTGGATAAGCTTAATAAGGATGTCCCACATTAAACACACCATAAAGGGTGAGGGGCGGCTCTCATGGCAGGGCTCGGGAGGCGGTGGCTCCTCTATAGCGAGGCCAAGAGGGTTCTAGAGGACATAGGGGAGCTGAGGCTTCACAGCCCCAAAACAATATATACGGGGGACATGGAGAAGGCGCTGGAGGAGGGCAGCGAGGTCTTCAAGCTAATCGAGAAGGGCGGCGAGAGGGGCTGGTATGCTGTCCGGAGGCCATACTCCGGCGTCAACGTGGAGTTCTACCTGCTGAGCAGGATGTCTGCAGCCCTAAGGCTTAGGATGCTCGAGCTCAACAAGCTATACGTATCGGGCCTCGACTACTTCCACAGACGCCTCGACTCCGCGGTCTCCAGGGCATACGCGCTCGTCGAGGAATAGCGCCCCCCGCCCTCGGACAACTCCCCGGGATCCTAGGCTTGTAAGGTGTTTTGGCTCGGGCTAGTTTCGGCCTCTTAGACACCAGGATATCTTGTATTTAAGCTTTTCTTCTCTTCTTCTCAAGTAAACATTTATATAGAAGGGAAGTAACGATAGGTACCTGGAACTTATGGTGTCTTGGGTAACGGGTGGTTGAGATGGCTGCGACAGGATATCCTGTGCTAATACTCAAGGAGGGCACCCAGAGGACCTACGGTAGGGAGGCTCTCAGGGCTAACATACTCGCCGCCAGGGTCCTAGCTGAGATGCTTAAAAGCAGCCTAGGCCCCAGGGGCCTAGACAAGATGCTGGTGGACGCTTTCGGCGACATAACCGTGACCAACGACGGCGCCACTATAGTGAAGGAGATGGAGATACAGCACCCGGCCGCCAAGCTGCTGGTGGAGGTTGCTAAGGCGCAGGACGCCGAGGTAGGCGACGGCACCACAAGCGTGGTAGTCCTGGCTGGCGCCCTCCTTGAGAAGGCTGAGAAGCTTCTCGACGAGAACCTGCACCCCACGATAATCATAGAGGGCTACACGAAAGCCATGGAGGAGGCCTTGAGGCTTGTGGACGAGGCAGCGGTTCCCGTCGAGGTTGAGGATGACAGCGTCCTCAGGAGGATAGCTGAGACGACTCTGGCCAGCAAGTTTGTGGGCAGCGGCCCCGAGAGGGATAAGATTATCAGCATGGTTATCGACGCTATAAGGACTGTGGCTGAGAAGAGGCCCGACGGAGGCTACGACATAGACCTGGACTACGTCAAGATTGAGAAGAAGAAGGGCGGTAGCCTGCTAGACAGCAAGCTAGTCAGGGGTATAGTGCTCGACAAGGAGGTTGTCCACCCCGCCATGCCTAAGAGGGTAGAGAACGCCAAGATACTGGTCCTAGACGCCCCGCTCGAGGTCCAGAAGCCCGAGCTAACGACCAAGATAAGGGTGACCGACATAGAGAAGCTTGAGAGCTTCCTAGAGGAGGAGACTAGGATGCTGAGGGATATGGTTGAGAAGATCGCCGCTACCGGTGCTAACGTCGTGATCACCCAGAAGGGCATCGACGAGGTGGCCCAGCACTTCCTGGCGAAGAAGGGTATACTGGCTGTGAGGAGGGTGAAGAGGAGCGACATAGAGAAGGTGGCTAAGGCCACAGGCGCCAAGATTGTGACGAGCCTGAGGGACATGAAGCCCGAGTACCTCGGCTACGCCGAGCTGGTTGAGGAGAGGAAGGTCGGAGAGGATAAGATGGTGTTCATAGAGGGCGCCAAGAACCCGAAGAGCGTCACCATACTGCTGAGAGGCGCTAACGACATGCTGCTCGACGAGGCCGAGAGGAACATAAAGGACGCGCTCCACGGCCTGAGGAACATACTGAGGGAGCCCAAGATAGTGGGCGGCGGGGGCGCCGTGGAGGTCGAGCTAGCCCTCAAGCTCAAAGAGTTCGCCAGGAGCGTCGGCGGCAAGCAGCAGCTAGCCATTGAAGCCTACGCCGAGGCCCTAGAGACGATACCCACAGTGCTGGCAGAGAGCGCCGGCATGGACGCCCTAGAGACCCTCCTCAAGCTGAGGAGCCTCCACAGCCAGGGCTACAAGTTCGCCGGAGTCAACGTGCTGGAGGGCAAGATAGAGGAGGACATGACCAAGATAAACGTCTACGAGCCTGTGCTAGTCAAGAAGCAGGTGATAAAGAGCGCCAGCGAGGCAGCCATAAGCATACTGAAGATCGACGACGTCATAGCCGCAGCCCCGCCGAAGAAGAAGGAGAAGAAGGGTAAGGCCGGCGAGGAGGAAGAGGAGGAGGGCGGCGGCAGCAAATTCGAGTTCTAAACCCCGTTTAACTAGCGTTTTTGGCCCTCCCTCCAAATACTGATCCCATGGTCCTGGATTCCAAACTCTAATTCCAACTCTCCATCCACGGTTTTCTGCACCGGGCCAGCCCCTGATCCTCCCGGAAGTTATATCCTCGGAGGCAGGGGTATAGGTTGTTTTAGACGTTTAACGTATTAGACGCAGTCACTAACCCTTAGTAACCCGGTGTTGCTGGTTGGATCTCGGCATAAGGGGTAAGCTGGCTGTTGTTACTGCTGGTAGCAGCGGATTAGGTTTCGCCTCCGCCCTCGAGCTGGCTAGGAATGGTGCTAGGCTACTTCTCTTCAGCCGTAGCAGAGAGAAACTCGAGACAGCCGCCTCTAAGATAAAATCCCTTGTAGAGGATGCCGAGGTAGATATAGTATCGGGGGACATTAGGGAGCCTGGCGATATAGATAGGCTATTCAACAGAGCCCGGGATCTGGGGGGAGCCGACATACTGGTCTACAGCACAGGGGGCCCTAGGCCGGGCAGGTTCATGGAGCTTGATGTGGGGGATTGGGACGAGTCTTACCAGCTGTTGGCGAGGAGCGCTGTGTGGGTGGGCCGTAGGGCTGCGGAGCAGATGGTCGAGAAGGGGTGGGGGAGGATGGTCTACATAGGTAGTGTGACCCTCCTAAGGCCCTGGGCGGATCTCGCCCTCAGCAATATAATGAGGCTGCCTGTTATAGGCGTGGTTAGAACTCTGGCCCTCGAGCTGGCCCCCCACGGGGTGACTGTGAACGCGGTACTACCCAGCCTGATACTGACGGACAGGGTAAGGAGCCTCGCGGAGGAAAGGGCCAGGAGGAGCGGAGTTACTGTGGAGGAGGCGCTTAAGGCTATGGCCTCCAGGATACCTATGGGGAGGGTCGGCAAGCCGGAGGAGCTTGCAAGTGTCGTGGCGTTTCTAGCCTCGGAGAGGGCCTCTTTCATAACGGGGGCGGTTATACCCGTCGACGGGGGAGCCCATATATAGCTGGCGTGCCCGCGGGGGTGGCGGCGCCCAAGATTTAACGGCTCCCCGGTAATAAAGAGGGTTTGCGGGGGTACGGGGTTCCATGGTGGAGAGGTACACTTCATACCCGAAGGTGGTCGATGACGTGGATATAGGGCCGCCGTACTTGACCAAGTATGAGCGGGCCCGGATAATAGGGGTCAGGGCCTTCCAGCTCAGCATAGGAGCACCGCCCCTAGTAGACCCCGAGAGGGTGGGCTCTCGGAGACCGCTAGACATAGCCCGCTATGAGGTGGACAACGGCATACTCCCCGTCTCGATCTACAGGTACCTCCCTGGGGGAGGAGGCCAGTCCCTACCGCTATCCCGTCTTGCGGAGCTGGCTAGGGAGATACTGGGGGGTGAGTACGTCTAGACCACTCCAGCCCGGGCCTCGTGGTTGATGCCCGGCTTCAAACGTGTGTTGAGGGTGGTGTAGCGTCCGCCTTGATAGACTGTGTGGAGATAGTCTCCAGGCATTTCGAGATCCTGGAGGTTAAAAGGGGCGGTGGAAGGCTCGCCGTACACCTAGGGCTACCCCTGAGGGGCGGGGATCTAGAGGATGTTATGGCCTCTCTCTACAAGGATTTAACGGCTTCAGGCTGCTACCCCTACTTCTCTAGGGAGGAGCTGGGGCTCGTACTCTATATACACAGGCCCGAGGCGGGGGCGAGGAGGAGGGCCCTCGCTCTGGCCCTCGCCGCCGCCACTCTAGCCACAGTCTACATGTCGGGCCTGGCCCTATCGGACCCCTCCAGAGGCCTTAGCTGGAGCCCCCTGGCCTATCTAGTCGGCCTGCTATTCCCCCTTCTGGTGCACGAGATGGGGCATTGGATCGTTATGAGGCTTAACAGGGTTCCAGCCAGCCTCCCATACATGATACCCGCCCCCCCGCTACAGCTAGGGTTCCTGGGGACCTTCGGCGCGGTCATAAACATGAGGTGGCTACCCCCGACTCTAGACTCTCTAACGGTCATGGCTGTCATGGGGCCTCTGGCAGGGTTCGTCGTTGCGGTGCCGCTGGCGGTGGTTGGCCTGCAGCACAGCCTCCTCCTACCGCCCCAGGAGGCGGCTGCGAGGGGCGACCTCATAGGCATACCGCTGATGCCGCTGGTAATGCTGCTTCTCGGCGGCGCCCTCGGACTCCCCTCTGACAGGGTCGTCGTTCTAAGCCCCCTAGCGTTCGCAAGCTATGTAGTATTCATAGTCACATTCTTGAACCTGATACCCGTTGGCATGCTCGACGGTGGCCACATCATAAGGGGTGTTGTGGGGGAGCGTATGCACCAGGCTATATCCCTCCTCGTCGTCGTAGCCTCGCTACTGGCCTCGGTTTACATGCCCCAGCTATCGCTATTCGCCCTCCTAGCCCTCCTCATATACATGATGACGGCCGGCCGCCACCCGGGGGCAGCCATAAAGATATCTGTACCGGGCTGGAGGTCTGTGGCTTCCGCGCTCATCTACTCGCTGCTACTAGTACTGACCTTCCCCCTCCCGCTCAGCCTCTCGTAGATGTGTATCGCGATGGCTAGGTCGAAGAGGGGGGTTCCAACGCTCTTGTAAACGTAGACGTCGCCCCAGCGGCAGGAGGCCGCGCCCCTCACATAGTCCCTAAGCGTCACCGCCTCAACACCGCAGGCGTCATCGCTCTCCTCGCAGGCTATGGCGGAGTCGACTAGTATGCAGCTCGCCCTCCTCTTCACAGAGTCGTCTAGCTCCCTAACAGGCCTCGGGGCTCCAACGCTGACCACATAAGCCCCGCTCCTCAGGAAATCTCCCTCCACAACGGGCTCCCTACTGTTGGTAGCCGCCACGACAACATCGGAGCGTCTGAGGAGATCCCTCCTCCCCACCCTCCTACCGCCGAACTCCCGGGCCAGCCTCTCCCCAGTCTCCATCCTCCTGCTCGCCACAAGGATCTCGTCGAACCTGAAGATTTGTAGGAGAACCCTGAGGTGGTATCTAGCCTGCACCCCCGCCCCTATAACCCCGAGAACCCCGCCCCCCCTAAAACCGAGCTTGGAGAGCGCCAGGGCGGAGGCGGCCGCCGTCCTCCACCCCGTAGGCTCCTCCGCGGGGATATCGAGAAGCTTCTCGCCATCACTGCCCCTGAAGAGGAGAAGAACACCCCTCACAAGAGGCAGCCCCCTACCAGGGTTCTCGGGGTAGACGCCGACTATCTTCGCGGAGAAGTAGCCCATACCACCAGCAACCATGGCACCCAGCCACGAGCCGCCCAGGGATATCGAGGACCTCGGCGCCTCATCATTCTCGCCCCGAAGCAGGTCCTCCAGAAGCTTCACCAGGCTATGGGGCTCCACAACTCCCTCGACATGGCCCACCTCCTCCACCCAGTATCTTTATAGACGGCCTCCTCCCTTATCCTGTTTAAGACCCACAATTTTACATATAATAATAGTATCTCATGGTGGGTCAAGCTTTTTATAGTCACTATATAACGGGTTCTACTGAATATGGGCTGTGGATAAAGGTGAAGATATATGAATGCGGCTAAGATCGGGGCTTTACTTCTGGCCGTTGCTTTAATAGCGCCAATATTCCTCTCCACCCCCGCACTATACACCGCGGCGGCCCAGCCCACTACAATAACGATAGGCGCCCTCCTCCCGCTCACCGGCGATCTCCAGAGCTACGGCGTCAGGGCCCAGGCCGCCGTGCAGGTGGCTGTCGAGGATGTCAACGCTTATCTCGAGAGCAAGAACGCGTGGTTCAGGTTTGAGCTCAAGGTTGAGGATACGCAGACGAAGCCTGATGTGGCGGTGCAGAAGTTCAACTCCCTGGTGGCCCAGGGGATAAAGTTTATAGTCGGCCCTATGACTAGCGCTGAGGTGAAGAAGCTCAAGGACCTGGCCGACCAGAACAACGTGCTGATAATAAGCCCCTCCAGCACCGCCATAGAGCTCAAGATAGCTGGAGACAACGTGTTCAGGTTCTGCCCCACCGACGATGTGCAGAGCAAGGCGATAGGCGCCCTAGTCAGGGACCTCGGTATAAAGGGCGTTGTGATTATAAACAGGGCCGACACTTGGGGCAACGGCCTCATGGAGGCCACTAAAGAGGTTCTAGAGGGCGAGGGTGTTGAGGTTGCCAGCGTGTACAGCTACAACCCGGAGTCCCCCAACTTCTCCGGCATAGCCAGCCAGGCCAACGGTGATATGGAGAGCCTGGTGAGCAAGTACGGGGAGGATAAGGTAGCCGTTGTTGCTATAGGCTTCAAGGAGGTTGTAGAGCTGTTCAGCGCCGCCGCCGATTACGAGACGCTCGAGGGCGTGCTCTGGATAGGGAGCGACGGTACGGCTCAGCTGAGCGAGTTCACGACAGACCCGCTAGCAAGGGAGTTCGCAACCTCAACCCTCTTCATAAACCCGATATTCTCGCCCGCTGCAACGGCGGCCCAGGAGAAGGTTAGGCAGGAGGTTGTGGCGAAGATAGGGGAGGAGCCCGACGCCTACTCTCTAGCGGCCTACGATGCAGTCTGGGCCATAGCCCTAGCCCTACTCCAGGCGGGCCCCATGGACAACCCTGACGAGATGGTTAACCAGGTAAAGCAGCTGCTGCCCCAGATAACAACCAGCGATGAGTTCGCCAAATACGCGGCCACAGGCAAGTTCCCCCTGGACGAGGGCGGCGACAGGGCCACGGCAGACTATGACTGGTACATAGTCGCAGAGGTCGGCGGGGAGTACAAGTGGGTCAAGGCTGGCGTCTACAAGGGTGTAGAGGATAAGAACGAGTGGGTTACTATAGAGGGCGTGGGCAAGACGTTCCCACAGCTGTTCCAGGAGAAGTTCGCCGCCGCGGAGGAGACAACCACCACAACCACGCCGAGCCCCACACAGGCCACAAGCCCCACTGAGACTCCAGAGGAGACTGAGACAGCCGAGGAGGGCGGTGTATCAACAACCCTCATAGCCGCCATAATAATAGTGGTTATAGTGCTAGCCGCAGCAGCCTACTTCTTCCTCAGGTCTAGGTAAAGCAGGCGGGAAAAAACGCCCAACCACATACTCCCCTATTTTTACAATTGACTCTCTAAACCTCCAGGCCCGACCCTCCACTCGGGGGACTGGCCGCCTCTATTGTTATTTTTGATTTGTGTAGAATTATGTTTAAGGTAAAGTTTATAGTAGTAAGTCGTGATTTCCACACTGGGGTAGAGGCTGCGTGTAATGGCGGGGGATATTATACTCAGGGTGGAGGACCTGGAGAAGAGATTCGGCGGTATAGTGGCGCTAGACAAGGTCGGCCTTGAGATAGAGCGGGGCAAGGTGACTCTTCTCATAGGCCCTAACGGATCAGGCAAGACTACATTGGTTAACGTTATCTCTGGCTTCTACAAGCCCGATGGGGGTAGGGTGCTGTTTAAGGGTAGGGATATAACTGGTATGAGCCCCCACGAGATATCGAAGCTAGGCCTTGTCAGGACTTTCCAGATACCCAAGCCCTTCGCAAACCTCACTGTGCTGGAGAACGTTCTCACTGCGGCGGATAGCCCCGGGGAGAACGTGTATCTAGCTGGCCTGGCTAGGAGGCTGTGGCTGGGGTTTGAGAAGAGGGCGGCGGCCAGGGCTTTCGAGATACTGGGCTGGGTAGGCCTTGACCACATGTGGGATAGGAGGTCGGGAGAGCTTAGCGGAGGCCAAATGAAGCTCCTCGAGATTGCCAGGTCTATAATGAAGGGCGCGGAGATGATAATTATGGATGAGCCCGCCGCTGGCGTGAACCCGAGGCTCGCGGGGTCTATAATGGAGAGGATAAAGTATCTGGCCAGGGAGAAGGGGATTACGTTCCTCATAATAGAGCACAGGATAGGGCTTGTGAAGGAGTATGTCGACTGGGTTT comes from the Aeropyrum camini SY1 = JCM 12091 genome and includes:
- a CDS encoding GNAT family N-acetyltransferase produces the protein MSTGGSLEVRVTGRVIYVPFEDGSKAFLRYKIEDGKIYLIETYTPPQHRGKGVARRMVEKAIEIARERRLEVVPLCSYAVYYFLKNREARKLLAEPYRSMSDEDLKRYYEERLAAERAKNAG
- a CDS encoding alanyl-tRNA editing protein gives rise to the protein MKTVLLYQVDSYLREFEARVERVEGVRVVLDRTAFHPGPHGGLDTDTGYLLHGDSRYRVVRAAVEGDVVAHYLDRDPAGLEPGSMVRGVIDWERRYRMMRLHTFSHILAAVLYEKHGVLVTGGHITPDYGKDDFSIEAGGWREVIEEAFREANEIASRCIEVKVYWLPREEALKIPGIVKLANKLPPEVETLRVVEIPGVDVQADGGPHVRNTCEIGRVVITKLESKGKRRKRVYYTLEEALKPSPEPLG
- the thsA gene encoding thermosome subunit alpha → MAATGYPVLILKEGTQRTYGREALRANILAARVLAEMLKSSLGPRGLDKMLVDAFGDITVTNDGATIVKEMEIQHPAAKLLVEVAKAQDAEVGDGTTSVVVLAGALLEKAEKLLDENLHPTIIIEGYTKAMEEALRLVDEAAVPVEVEDDSVLRRIAETTLASKFVGSGPERDKIISMVIDAIRTVAEKRPDGGYDIDLDYVKIEKKKGGSLLDSKLVRGIVLDKEVVHPAMPKRVENAKILVLDAPLEVQKPELTTKIRVTDIEKLESFLEEETRMLRDMVEKIAATGANVVITQKGIDEVAQHFLAKKGILAVRRVKRSDIEKVAKATGAKIVTSLRDMKPEYLGYAELVEERKVGEDKMVFIEGAKNPKSVTILLRGANDMLLDEAERNIKDALHGLRNILREPKIVGGGGAVEVELALKLKEFARSVGGKQQLAIEAYAEALETIPTVLAESAGMDALETLLKLRSLHSQGYKFAGVNVLEGKIEEDMTKINVYEPVLVKKQVIKSASEAAISILKIDDVIAAAPPKKKEKKGKAGEEEEEEGGGSKFEF
- a CDS encoding SDR family oxidoreductase produces the protein MDLGIRGKLAVVTAGSSGLGFASALELARNGARLLLFSRSREKLETAASKIKSLVEDAEVDIVSGDIREPGDIDRLFNRARDLGGADILVYSTGGPRPGRFMELDVGDWDESYQLLARSAVWVGRRAAEQMVEKGWGRMVYIGSVTLLRPWADLALSNIMRLPVIGVVRTLALELAPHGVTVNAVLPSLILTDRVRSLAEERARRSGVTVEEALKAMASRIPMGRVGKPEELASVVAFLASERASFITGAVIPVDGGAHI
- a CDS encoding DNA-directed RNA polymerase subunit K codes for the protein MVERYTSYPKVVDDVDIGPPYLTKYERARIIGVRAFQLSIGAPPLVDPERVGSRRPLDIARYEVDNGILPVSIYRYLPGGGGQSLPLSRLAELAREILGGEYV
- a CDS encoding site-2 protease family protein; this encodes MIDCVEIVSRHFEILEVKRGGGRLAVHLGLPLRGGDLEDVMASLYKDLTASGCYPYFSREELGLVLYIHRPEAGARRRALALALAAATLATVYMSGLALSDPSRGLSWSPLAYLVGLLFPLLVHEMGHWIVMRLNRVPASLPYMIPAPPLQLGFLGTFGAVINMRWLPPTLDSLTVMAVMGPLAGFVVAVPLAVVGLQHSLLLPPQEAAARGDLIGIPLMPLVMLLLGGALGLPSDRVVVLSPLAFASYVVFIVTFLNLIPVGMLDGGHIIRGVVGERMHQAISLLVVVASLLASVYMPQLSLFALLALLIYMMTAGRHPGAAIKISVPGWRSVASALIYSLLLVLTFPLPLSLS
- a CDS encoding ornithine cyclodeaminase family protein, whose translation is MGHVEGVVEPHSLVKLLEDLLRGENDEAPRSSISLGGSWLGAMVAGGMGYFSAKIVGVYPENPGRGLPLVRGVLLLFRGSDGEKLLDIPAEEPTGWRTAAASALALSKLGFRGGGVLGVIGAGVQARYHLRVLLQIFRFDEILVASRRMETGERLAREFGGRRVGRRDLLRRSDVVVAATNSREPVVEGDFLRSGAYVVSVGAPRPVRELDDSVKRRASCILVDSAIACEESDDACGVEAVTLRDYVRGAASCRWGDVYVYKSVGTPLFDLAIAIHIYERLSGRGKVSTSSSE
- a CDS encoding ABC transporter substrate-binding protein: MNAAKIGALLLAVALIAPIFLSTPALYTAAAQPTTITIGALLPLTGDLQSYGVRAQAAVQVAVEDVNAYLESKNAWFRFELKVEDTQTKPDVAVQKFNSLVAQGIKFIVGPMTSAEVKKLKDLADQNNVLIISPSSTAIELKIAGDNVFRFCPTDDVQSKAIGALVRDLGIKGVVIINRADTWGNGLMEATKEVLEGEGVEVASVYSYNPESPNFSGIASQANGDMESLVSKYGEDKVAVVAIGFKEVVELFSAAADYETLEGVLWIGSDGTAQLSEFTTDPLAREFATSTLFINPIFSPAATAAQEKVRQEVVAKIGEEPDAYSLAAYDAVWAIALALLQAGPMDNPDEMVNQVKQLLPQITTSDEFAKYAATGKFPLDEGGDRATADYDWYIVAEVGGEYKWVKAGVYKGVEDKNEWVTIEGVGKTFPQLFQEKFAAAEETTTTTTPSPTQATSPTETPEETETAEEGGVSTTLIAAIIIVVIVLAAAAYFFLRSR
- a CDS encoding ABC transporter ATP-binding protein; amino-acid sequence: MAGDIILRVEDLEKRFGGIVALDKVGLEIERGKVTLLIGPNGSGKTTLVNVISGFYKPDGGRVLFKGRDITGMSPHEISKLGLVRTFQIPKPFANLTVLENVLTAADSPGENVYLAGLARRLWLGFEKRAAARAFEILGWVGLDHMWDRRSGELSGGQMKLLEIARSIMKGAEMIIMDEPAAGVNPRLAGSIMERIKYLAREKGITFLIIEHRIGLVKEYVDWVYAMSMGRVIASGKPDEVLNNPVVLDSYLGG